A single window of Stomatohabitans albus DNA harbors:
- the frr gene encoding ribosome recycling factor, producing MIDDVLAEATTAMEGAIEHTRERLSRIRTGRANPQLLTNLRVEYYGTPTPMQQVASVTAPEARVLLVTPYDASALSNIEKAILSSDLGLNPSNDGKVVRVVFPELTEDRRKEFVKMAKEQAEEGRISIRNIRRKMKDQIGELELSEDEERRAENRLQDVTDKYVKQVDEILSAKESDLMQV from the coding sequence ATGATTGATGACGTGTTAGCAGAGGCCACCACTGCAATGGAAGGGGCAATTGAGCACACACGTGAACGGTTGAGCCGTATCCGTACGGGACGGGCCAATCCACAACTCCTCACCAATTTGCGTGTGGAATATTACGGTACGCCTACCCCTATGCAGCAAGTAGCCAGTGTGACTGCCCCTGAGGCGCGTGTATTGCTTGTTACGCCCTATGATGCGAGCGCCCTGTCAAATATCGAAAAAGCGATCCTGTCGTCTGATCTTGGGTTGAACCCGTCTAATGATGGCAAGGTTGTTCGGGTTGTATTTCCAGAATTGACCGAAGATCGTCGTAAAGAATTCGTGAAAATGGCGAAGGAGCAAGCTGAAGAGGGCCGGATTTCTATTCGCAATATTCGCCGAAAAATGAAGGATCAGATCGGGGAATTAGAGCTCAGCGAGGATGAAGAGCGCCGAGCTGAAAACCGTCTCCAAGATGTGACGGATAAGTATGTTAAACAGGTCGATGAGATTCTTTCTGCGAAAGAATCAGACCTGATGCAGGTCTAA
- a CDS encoding DUF4870 domain-containing protein, with product MSDFNVTSPSPLNDDDRTVAILTHISGLVAVFLGGFAFLGPLVFYFITMGRSPELRAHVLESLNFSFTVTIAVYALFASMFLVITIPFAFIGLILIFLGYLVFSVLAAIDASNARLRRYPLTWRIVTK from the coding sequence ATGAGCGATTTCAATGTCACCTCACCATCACCGTTAAATGATGACGATCGGACCGTCGCCATTCTCACACATATTTCTGGGTTAGTCGCCGTGTTCCTTGGTGGGTTCGCGTTTCTTGGCCCCTTAGTCTTCTATTTCATTACGATGGGTCGTAGCCCAGAACTTCGAGCCCACGTGCTTGAATCATTGAACTTCTCGTTTACGGTCACCATCGCCGTATACGCGCTCTTTGCCAGTATGTTCTTGGTGATCACGATCCCCTTTGCATTCATTGGTCTCATACTGATCTTCCTTGGCTACCTCGTCTTTTCGGTCTTGGCTGCGATTGACGCCTCCAACGCACGTTTGCGCCGGTACCCCCTCACCTGGCGAATCGTTACGAAGTAA
- the rpsB gene encoding 30S ribosomal protein S2, which yields MSTSTRPATVRQLLEAGVHFGHQTRRWNPKMKRFIFGERNGIYILDLQQTVGMLEKATAFIEKTVSKGGTVLFVGTKKQAQEVISQQATRVGMPYVNYRWLGGMLTNFETIKGRLSRLRELEDMVNDGTIELLPKKEGLLLMRELDKLRQNLGGIRSMNKLPAAIWVVDTVKEHIAVAEANRLGIPVVAVVDTNCDPDMIDFVIPGNDDAIRSTAMLTGLIADAVANGYARRASGGEVAPADVQAPVETEEVAEPLAEWEIALQAEEAASAAIAAGAVPGDLIDPDDDL from the coding sequence ATGAGCACGTCCACTCGACCCGCAACTGTCCGTCAGCTTCTCGAAGCCGGCGTTCACTTTGGCCACCAGACCCGCCGCTGGAACCCCAAGATGAAGCGTTTCATCTTCGGTGAGCGTAACGGTATTTACATCCTGGACCTCCAACAGACCGTTGGCATGTTGGAAAAGGCTACGGCCTTCATTGAAAAGACCGTCTCCAAGGGCGGCACCGTGCTGTTTGTCGGCACCAAGAAACAAGCCCAGGAAGTTATTAGCCAGCAGGCCACCCGTGTTGGGATGCCCTATGTGAACTATCGCTGGCTTGGCGGCATGTTGACAAACTTTGAAACGATCAAGGGTCGTTTGAGCCGTTTGCGTGAACTTGAGGATATGGTCAACGACGGCACCATCGAATTGCTGCCAAAGAAGGAAGGCCTCCTTCTTATGCGCGAACTCGACAAGCTTCGCCAGAACCTTGGTGGCATCCGTTCAATGAACAAACTGCCCGCTGCTATCTGGGTTGTGGACACGGTTAAGGAACACATCGCGGTTGCCGAAGCCAACCGTCTTGGCATTCCCGTTGTGGCTGTGGTGGATACAAACTGTGACCCCGACATGATTGACTTTGTCATTCCGGGTAACGATGACGCCATTCGTTCCACGGCGATGCTCACCGGGTTGATCGCCGATGCGGTGGCAAACGGCTACGCCCGTCGCGCCTCCGGTGGTGAAGTCGCTCCGGCCGATGTTCAGGCACCGGTTGAGACTGAAGAGGTTGCCGAACCACTTGCTGAATGGGAAATTGCCCTTCAGGCTGAAGAAGCAGCCAGCGCAGCCATCGCCGCTGGTGCCGTACCTGGCGACCTGATCGATCCAGACGACGATCTGTAG
- the tsf gene encoding translation elongation factor Ts, with product MSDVKISAADVKRLREATGAGMMDCKKALVEANGDFESAADIVRAKTGRKMAERAGEREAGDGVVHAVVSDSGDQGAIVKVACETDFVAKGDAFVNLAQVVAETVLAHDVADVAALMTTATPMGKTVADLVEEVQSTTKEKVEITDFRRFAVDGGTVRFYLHTPTPGIPAKIGVLVAVNTAGESAAQLASDIALHAAAARPVAVREDEVDPALVEKERTFARQQAEEEGKPANIIEKIVEGRVQALFKEQVLLNQPFVKDPSTTIAKLLGDVELVDFARFEI from the coding sequence ATGAGTGACGTGAAAATCAGTGCTGCCGATGTTAAGCGCCTGCGCGAGGCAACCGGTGCAGGAATGATGGATTGTAAGAAAGCGCTCGTCGAAGCCAACGGTGATTTTGAATCAGCCGCTGACATTGTACGGGCCAAGACCGGCCGTAAGATGGCCGAACGTGCCGGTGAACGTGAAGCTGGCGACGGTGTGGTGCATGCTGTCGTAAGCGACAGTGGTGACCAAGGTGCCATCGTTAAGGTGGCTTGTGAAACTGACTTTGTGGCCAAGGGTGACGCCTTTGTGAACTTGGCGCAGGTTGTTGCCGAAACCGTCTTGGCACACGATGTTGCTGATGTGGCCGCATTAATGACCACCGCAACGCCGATGGGCAAAACGGTTGCCGACCTCGTTGAAGAGGTACAAAGCACCACAAAAGAGAAGGTCGAGATTACGGACTTCCGCCGCTTCGCCGTGGACGGTGGCACTGTTCGCTTCTACCTCCACACCCCCACCCCTGGTATTCCAGCCAAGATTGGTGTGCTGGTGGCAGTCAACACTGCCGGAGAGAGTGCCGCACAACTGGCGAGTGACATTGCCCTTCATGCCGCTGCTGCACGTCCGGTCGCGGTACGTGAGGATGAGGTTGACCCGGCATTGGTCGAAAAGGAACGCACCTTTGCTCGCCAGCAAGCCGAAGAGGAAGGCAAGCCAGCCAATATCATTGAGAAGATTGTTGAAGGCCGTGTTCAAGCCCTCTTCAAGGAACAGGTGTTATTGAACCAGCCATTCGTCAAGGATCCTTCCACCACCATTGCCAAACTCTTAGGCGACGTTGAATTAGTTGACTTTGCACGCTTTGAGATTTAA
- the pyrH gene encoding UMP kinase, producing the protein MAEPYARVLLKLSGEMFGSEGAAITPDVVGSIANQLAEVVDSGHEVGIVVGGGNIFRGASPRAAGMDRSSADHMGMLATVINALALQDACEKVGLDTRVMSAVHMSEICEPYIRRRAVRHLEKKRLVIFAAGLGAPYFSTDTAAAQRALEIEADAVLKATKVDGVYDVDPEKEADATLYKDLDHHTVLNQGLRVMDATAISLCMDNNLPIIVFNLNPVGNILKVVQGEHIGTFVHTP; encoded by the coding sequence ATGGCCGAACCCTATGCCCGTGTGCTGTTGAAATTGTCAGGTGAAATGTTTGGATCTGAGGGTGCAGCCATCACTCCAGACGTGGTTGGTTCAATTGCCAATCAACTGGCAGAAGTCGTCGATAGCGGCCACGAGGTTGGCATTGTGGTTGGCGGGGGCAATATCTTCCGAGGTGCAAGTCCACGGGCCGCTGGGATGGATCGTTCTAGTGCGGACCATATGGGCATGTTAGCCACGGTCATTAATGCGTTGGCCCTTCAAGATGCGTGTGAGAAGGTTGGGCTGGATACGCGAGTGATGAGTGCGGTACACATGTCTGAAATTTGTGAACCGTATATTCGGCGCCGTGCCGTGCGCCACCTGGAAAAGAAACGGCTAGTGATTTTTGCCGCCGGCCTTGGCGCACCCTATTTCTCGACCGATACCGCCGCAGCACAACGTGCCCTTGAAATTGAAGCTGATGCGGTACTCAAAGCGACAAAGGTTGACGGTGTGTACGACGTTGACCCCGAGAAAGAAGCTGATGCAACGCTGTATAAGGACCTTGACCATCACACGGTTTTAAACCAGGGGTTACGGGTTATGGATGCCACCGCAATCAGCTTGTGCATGGACAATAATTTACCGATTATCGTCTTTAACCTAAACCCGGTGGGCAATATCTTGAAGGTAGTACAAGGGGAACATATCGGTACGTTCGTGCATACCCCGTAA